The window GACGATGAGGTTGGGCATGGCGCGCAGCGAGGCCAAATGCTCCACCGGCTGGTGGGTGGGGCCGTCTTCGCCCACGCCGATGCTGTCGTGGGTGAAAATCCAGATGTTGGGGATGTGGGAAAGCGCCGCGATGCGCAGCGCGCCGCGCAGGTAGTCGGAGAACACGAGGAAGGTCGCGCCAAAGGGCTTCAGCCCGCCATAAAGCGCGATGCCGTTGATGATGCCGCCCATCGCGTGCTCGCGCACGCCGAAGTGGATGTAGCGGCCTGCGGGCGTGTCGGCCTGGAAATCCTTTTCGCCCGCGAGCGCGGTTTTGTTGGAAGGCGTCAGGTCGGCAGAGCCGCCGATGAGTTCGGGCAGGCGTTGGGCGAGGGCGTTGAGCACTTTGCCCGAGGCCGCGCGGGTCGCCATGCCCTTCTCGTCCGCGGGGAAGGCGGGCAGGTCGGCATTCCAGTTTTCGGGCAGTTTGCCCGCCCAGCGGCGTTCCAGTTCGCGCGCCAGGTCAGGATATTCCCGCCCGTAAGCATCGAGCATTTTGCGCCACGGGGCTTCGTACCAGTGTTCCCCTTTGGGGATGGCTTCCAGGAAGAATTCTTCCACCTCGTGGGGAATGTAGAACATGCGCGTCGGCCAGCCGGCCCGCTTTTTGGCTTCGTTGAGTTCCTCTTCGCCGGGCGGTTCGCCGTGGGCTTTGGGGGTATCTTGTTTGGTAGGCAGGCCGTAGCCGATGTGGGTGCGGCAGATGATGAGGGAAGGCCGCGGGTCGGCTTTGGCTTCCTCGATGGCTTTGTCGATGGCGTCCACGTCGTTGCCGTCTTCCACATGGAGCACCTGCCAGCCGTAGGCCTCGAACCGTTTGCCGCGGTCTTCGGTGAAGGCGATGTCGGTGCTGCCGTCGATGGTGATGCGGTTGTCGTCGTAGAAGTAAATCAGCCGTCCAAGGCGCAGGTGCCCGGCGAGGGAGGCGGCTTCCGAGGCAATGCCTTCCATCAGGTCGCCGTCGGTGACGATGGCGTAGATGTAATGGTCGAAAATTGGGAAGCCGGGGCGGTTGAAGCGCGCCGCCATGTGCGCCTGGGCAATCGCCATGCCCACGCCGTTGGCAAAGCCCTGCCCCAGGGGGCCGGTGGTGGTTTCCACGCCGGGGGTGAGGCCGACCTCGGGATGGCCGGGGGTTTTGCTGCCCCACTGGCGGAAGCGTTTGAGTTCCTCAAGGGGCAGGTCGTAGCCGGTGAGGTGCAGCAGGGCATAGAGCAGCGCCGAGCCGTGCCCGCCGGAGAGGATGAAGCGGTCGCGGTTCGGCCAGAGGGGATTTTTTGGGTTGTGGCGCAGGTGGCGTGTCCACAGGGTGTAGGCGATGACGGCATCGCCCATAGGCAAGCCAGGGTGGCCGGAATGGGCGTTTTGAATCATATCGGCGGCCAGGAACCGTAGGGTCCAGATGGCTTTGTCTTGGAGGTCATCGGTGGTCATGAGAAAACTCCGTTGAGAGAAAGTTGGCAGTGGTTTTCCCTGAAAGTAGCATACAGGTATTGTACCGCGGGAAAGGGATAGCAATGCCCCCCGCGAGCGGGGGGCAGGGGAGATTTGGGTAGCAAAGTTTTGAGGAAGATGGTTTTACGCCGTGGCTTCCTCGCCGGTGCACTTCAGTTTGCCCTTGATCCAGCAGCGCCATTCGCGGTTTTCCCATACGATCAGGATGGGCGAAGCGTTGAAGATGGAGGAGTAGGTGCCGCTGAAAATACCGATGAGCAAGATGATGACGAAGTGCCGCGTCGTGACGCCGCCGAAGAGCGCCAGGGTGAACAGCGTCAGCATTACCGTCAACTGCGTGTTGATGGACCGGTCGAGCGTTTGGACGATGGAGTGGTTGACCAGTTTCTCGTAAGGCAATCGGCGGTAGCGACGGCTGTTTTCGCGGATACGGTCGAACACCACGATGGAGTCGTGCACCGAGAAGCCGATGATGGTCAACAAGGCTGTAAGGAACATGGCGTCGGCTTCCCAGTGAAGGAAGTGGCCGAAAATGGCTTCCATGCCGATGGTTACGGAGACATCGTGCAGCATGGCGATGATGGCCGCGGTGCCGTAACGCACGGCGTGGGGAACGCCGCGGAAGGCGTAGGTGATGTAGGCCAAAATGGCGAGCGCCGAGAGGGCGACGGCCCCCATGGCGCGCTTGGCGACTTCTTCACCTACGGAAGGCCCCACCGTGGAGAACTGGACGATTTCGATTTTCGCGTGAAAGCGTTCTTCCATCGTTTTCACGAGTTTGTTCATCATCGCCTCGTCCATGGTTTTGGAGCGGATGACGAGGGTGTTCTCCGCCGAGGTTTGTACCGTAGCGTCGCCAATGCCGAGTTCCTTGTAAAGGGCGATGACTTCGGCGGTGGGAGGGGTGGCCTTGTCAAAGCGAACTTCCAGCAGGCTGCCGCCGGTGAAGTCGATGGCCAGCGGAAGTCCCCACAGGAAGAGGGCAACCAGCCCTGGTATGATGACCAGGAGCGAAATGCCAAAGTAAAGGTAGCGCTTGCCGATGATATCCATATTTGAGCCTCCGAGCGCCCTTAGATGCCAAACCACTTGGTGTGGGCGGAAAAGTCCACCGTATCCAGAATGGTGTGCAGGAAGATACGGGTAATCGTCACAGCGGTAAACAGGCTGACCAGCACGCCCAAAGCCAGGGTGAGGGCAAAGCCTTTCACCAGGCTTGCGCCGTAAGCGTTCCCGAACCAGAAGAGGATGGCGGTGGTAATGAGGGTCGAAATGTTGGCGTCACGGATGGAAGGCCATGCCCGGTTCCATCCCAGGTCAATGGCGTGGTTCAAGGGGTGGCCGTCGCGGAGTTCCTCTTTCATGCGCTCAAAGATGAGGATGTTCGCGTCGACGGCCATGCCTATGCTCAACACGAAACCAGCGATGCCGGGCAGGGTGAAGGTGACGGGAATCCACTTGAAGATGGCAACTGAAAGCAGGGCGTAGGTAATCAGCGCCAGGTCGGCCACCAACCCGGGCAGGCGGTAATAAAGCGCCATGAAACTCAAGATGACGATAATGGCGATAATGCCCGCGTGCACACTCTTGCGCAGCGAGTCTTCACCCAGGGTAGGGCCAATGGTGCTGCTTTGCACCACCTTCAGCGGGATAGGCAGCGAGCCATAGCGCATCTGGATGGCGAGGTCGTTGGCGCTTTGCAGGGTGAAGTTGCCGGTGATGACGCCGCGCCCGTCGGTAATGGGGCTTTGCACGCGCGGGGCGGAGATGACTTTCCCGTCCAGCACAATCCCTAAAATCTTGCCCACGTTTTTGCTGGTGTAGTCGGCGAAGATCTTGGCCCCTTTCGTGGTGAGTTCAAACGCAATCTCGTAGCCGTTGCCGGTTTGGTTGGGGACGACTTGCACGCTCTTGAGCTCGGCGCCGGTCATCACGGTGTGCCACACTTTTTGAGGCGTGGGGGAAGCCGCCGGGGTTGCACCCGCTGTGGGGGTGGTTTCGGCGGTGGGGGTCGGTGTGGGGGCTGTGGCTTTGTGGAAGTCGGTCTGGACCGGCGTTCCCGGCGGCAGGTAAGTGTCGCCTAAATCAACGAATTCCAGCACGCCCGTTTTGCGGATGGTTTCCAGCGCATGTTCGGGGTCGCGTTCGCCGGGCAATTCCACCACGATGCGGCAATTGTCGGCTAACTGCACCACGGCTTCCGACACGCCGAGGCCGTTGACGCGTTTCTCGACAATCGCGCGCGCCGTTTTCATGGCTTCAGGGTCGACTTTGTTGCAATCGATCTCAGATTGCAGCAGGGCTTGGACACCACCTTGCAGGTCGAGCCCCAGGCGGGCTTGCACGGGATGCTCGAAGAGGGGTTTGGTCCCAAAGGGGTTGGGAATGCTGATGCTTTTCGTGCTGGGGAGGTCAATGTAAACCGCCAGCGCGATGAGCAAGAGCACGGGAATCAGGTAGCGTTTGGGATTGCGCATAGAGGGAGCCTCCCAGAATAGGGGGATTCGGCCATGCCGCACGCCGCTGGCATGACAGGCCACATTATACCACCGGCCTTGCGACCTTTTTGGACGAAAATTTGCCACCCTTTCACTTTTGTTGTATAATGCACGTGAAGAAGCGGGAGTGTGTGCGCCCGCCTTTCATTTGGGTCTTTATAAGTGTTAGTTTTACACTAACGGAGGCTGTATGATGGACGCTTTGCCCCTTCCCCCGCATTTCCAGCCGGAGCGCGTAGGGAAAGTCTGGAAAGTGGATTACGAGGCCCGCGCGGCAGAAGCCCGTGCCTGGGCGCAGCAGCATGGCTTGCGCCCTGCCTCGGAAGACACTTTCCGCACTGCGCTGGTGCTCATCGACGTGCAGAACACCTTTTGCCTGCCTGAATTCGAGTTGTTCGTCGCCGGGCGCTCCGGCAACGGCGCGGTGGAGGACAACATTCGCCTGTGCCAGTTCATCTACCACCACCTGCACCGCATCACCCACATCACCGCCACCTTAGATACCCACCTGCCGATGCAGATTTTCCACGCGCCCTTCCTCGTGGATGCAGAAGGCCGCCATCCCGCGCCTTTTACCATGATTACCGCGGACGATGTGGCTGCCAGCAAGTGGCACTTCAACCCCGCGCTGGCTTCCGAACTCGGCCTGACGGCCGAAGAAGGTCAGCGGCACCTGGAGCACTATGTTGCCACCCTGGCTGCCCGCGGCAAATATCAGCACACCGTTTGGCCGTTCCACGCCATGCTGGGCGGCATCGGCCACGCGCTGGTGCCCGCGGTGGAAGAGGCGGTTTTCTTCCACAGCATCGCCCGCTATACGCAGCCGGAATTCATCATCAAAGGCAACCATCCCCTCACCGAGCACTATTCCGCCTTGCAGCCGGAGGTCAACACCGCGCCCGACGGGCGCCTCCTGGTGCCACCCAACGAGCGGCTGGTGGCGCTGGTGCAGACCTACGATCGCGTCATCATCACTGGCCAGGCCAAGAGCCACTGCGTGGCGTGGACGGTGAGCGATCTGCTGGAAGCCCTGCAAAATCGCGGGCAAGGCGACCTCGCCCGCAAAATTTACTTGTTGGAAGACACTACCTCGCCCGTGGTCGTGCCCGGCGCGGATTTTACCGACGCCGCGGACGAAGCCTACGCCCGCTTTGAGGCTGCAGGCGCGCATCGGGTGCGTACCGACGCTGCTGCCGAGATTTGGAGTACAATTTAGCAACCGTGACGTTTACCTTTGCGCCTTAGGGAGGTGTTGTCGTGCAGCAGAACACACGGAGATATTTATGGATTGTAGAGGGGGTGGTGATTGTTTTTGTGTTGATGGGATGTTTCTCGTTTTCGATCTCATCATTCCCTTTTTCCATTATTTTTCCCGCGACCCATACGCCGCTACCCGTGGGGAATCATCCGTCGGCGCGTGCTGCGCCCTCGACAGCAGCGGCTTCACCTTCGCCGACGCTGACGCCAACGCTCACCTCCACGGCTACTTTTACCCCCACGCCCACTTTGGCGTTGCCGGTCAGTGTAGGAACACCATATCCTACCCCGCCCAAAGCGGAGATGCCGGCTTCTCCGGTTGCGCTGCGTTTGTTGGCTCAATATGGGGATGGCGTGGTGTATGATATAGCTTACTTGAGCCAACGAAATGCCGTGGCGTTGGCTACAAGCCGAGGGGTTGCTTTATATGATGCTAAAACCCTTGCCCCTGTGGGCTTTTGGCCCACACAATACCTGGTGCAACGTATTGCTTATTCTCATGGTTTGGTTGCCATAGCCAGCGGAAGCAGGATTGAGGTGCGCCGAGAAAACGATGGGGAGATAGTTCATGTTTTCAACATGACACATACGACTGGGCGTGGTGAGTACGAGAACGGGAAGCATGGTACTTATACACCGGTCACTTTTACTGAGCGCGAGAAGTGGATAACGGCGCTGGCGGCTTCTCCCGACGGGCGCTGGCTTGCTGCTGGTGCTAAGGGCCTGATTGATGTATGGGATCTCTCTCAAGGGACACTTTATCAGGCAGAAAGCCGGCTCCTTAGTTTGCAGCAAATCTGGCATTTGCGATTTTCAGCTGATAGTCAATGGTTGTTTTACGTCAGAAGTGATGCAGATTTTAGGCAAATCCGCATGGAGCCTTGGGGAGAGCCGGGAAAGTCTCTTTTTGCTTTTGCAAAGAGCCATACATATGCTTCCGCTTGGAAAACGTATGATTTCATTTCTACGATTAGCCTTTCGCCAGACAATCAATATTATGCCGTGGGTTCTTACTTGGGAAGAGTGTTTGTGTGGAAAGAAGACTTTAAAAAGACGTTTTCTGGGGTTGGAGGCACTTATACCACGCGTATCCCGTGGCGAGTTTGGGATTTGTCCCATAAAGAGGTGTTGGGAATTAACTTTTATAACAATACAGCCTCAATAGTAAGTCGAGAGCGTTCTATTGAATGGCGGGATATTGCTCACCAGAAGGAAGACAAATCCCTTGATCGGCAGGTTGC is drawn from Chloroflexota bacterium and contains these coding sequences:
- the tkt gene encoding transketolase, which encodes MTTDDLQDKAIWTLRFLAADMIQNAHSGHPGLPMGDAVIAYTLWTRHLRHNPKNPLWPNRDRFILSGGHGSALLYALLHLTGYDLPLEELKRFRQWGSKTPGHPEVGLTPGVETTTGPLGQGFANGVGMAIAQAHMAARFNRPGFPIFDHYIYAIVTDGDLMEGIASEAASLAGHLRLGRLIYFYDDNRITIDGSTDIAFTEDRGKRFEAYGWQVLHVEDGNDVDAIDKAIEEAKADPRPSLIICRTHIGYGLPTKQDTPKAHGEPPGEEELNEAKKRAGWPTRMFYIPHEVEEFFLEAIPKGEHWYEAPWRKMLDAYGREYPDLARELERRWAGKLPENWNADLPAFPADEKGMATRAASGKVLNALAQRLPELIGGSADLTPSNKTALAGEKDFQADTPAGRYIHFGVREHAMGGIINGIALYGGLKPFGATFLVFSDYLRGALRIAALSHIPNIWIFTHDSIGVGEDGPTHQPVEHLASLRAMPNLIVIRPGDANETVEAWKVAVQRKDAPVALILSRQAMPTLDRTHFAPAEGLRRGAYVLADFGKPQVILMASGSEVGLVVAAAEQLAAEGIGVRVVSFPSWELFLEQDEAYRESVLPSSIKARVAVEAGVRLGWERWVGDHGAVISMERFGASAPGPVVMEKFGFTVKNVIAKAKEVLSAK
- the secF gene encoding protein translocase subunit SecF, with product MDIIGKRYLYFGISLLVIIPGLVALFLWGLPLAIDFTGGSLLEVRFDKATPPTAEVIALYKELGIGDATVQTSAENTLVIRSKTMDEAMMNKLVKTMEERFHAKIEIVQFSTVGPSVGEEVAKRAMGAVALSALAILAYITYAFRGVPHAVRYGTAAIIAMLHDVSVTIGMEAIFGHFLHWEADAMFLTALLTIIGFSVHDSIVVFDRIRENSRRYRRLPYEKLVNHSIVQTLDRSINTQLTVMLTLFTLALFGGVTTRHFVIILLIGIFSGTYSSIFNASPILIVWENREWRCWIKGKLKCTGEEATA
- the secD gene encoding protein translocase subunit SecD, which gives rise to MRNPKRYLIPVLLLIALAVYIDLPSTKSISIPNPFGTKPLFEHPVQARLGLDLQGGVQALLQSEIDCNKVDPEAMKTARAIVEKRVNGLGVSEAVVQLADNCRIVVELPGERDPEHALETIRKTGVLEFVDLGDTYLPPGTPVQTDFHKATAPTPTPTAETTPTAGATPAASPTPQKVWHTVMTGAELKSVQVVPNQTGNGYEIAFELTTKGAKIFADYTSKNVGKILGIVLDGKVISAPRVQSPITDGRGVITGNFTLQSANDLAIQMRYGSLPIPLKVVQSSTIGPTLGEDSLRKSVHAGIIAIIVILSFMALYYRLPGLVADLALITYALLSVAIFKWIPVTFTLPGIAGFVLSIGMAVDANILIFERMKEELRDGHPLNHAIDLGWNRAWPSIRDANISTLITTAILFWFGNAYGASLVKGFALTLALGVLVSLFTAVTITRIFLHTILDTVDFSAHTKWFGI
- a CDS encoding isochorismatase, with product MMDALPLPPHFQPERVGKVWKVDYEARAAEARAWAQQHGLRPASEDTFRTALVLIDVQNTFCLPEFELFVAGRSGNGAVEDNIRLCQFIYHHLHRITHITATLDTHLPMQIFHAPFLVDAEGRHPAPFTMITADDVAASKWHFNPALASELGLTAEEGQRHLEHYVATLAARGKYQHTVWPFHAMLGGIGHALVPAVEEAVFFHSIARYTQPEFIIKGNHPLTEHYSALQPEVNTAPDGRLLVPPNERLVALVQTYDRVIITGQAKSHCVAWTVSDLLEALQNRGQGDLARKIYLLEDTTSPVVVPGADFTDAADEAYARFEAAGAHRVRTDAAAEIWSTI